A window of Cydia amplana chromosome 16, ilCydAmpl1.1, whole genome shotgun sequence genomic DNA:
TGACGCTGTTGATCCTTAGCTATAAATGCTACTCGCCGGCGAGGAGTCATGACACAGAGACTCGAGACATACAACGGTGAGTTGTCTTACCAACTCTTTATtcgataattaaatttaatggtTAATTTGAATTTGTACACGCTTAAGGATATAAATTTAACCATTAATTTCTTAATTATAAATGGTCATAAATTTAAATGTGTATTTTCTATGTAATGAATAAAGTTGTAAATGAATTCAAGTCCTTaactatgtacttattttaatgtGTCAATTATGCACTAACTTTAAATatctttaaccctttaaccgccagattctgatatataagacattacatatccagcttatttcgccacagtctgataaataagacaaagatctgatttggtttttacagcacatttataactcccgtaactatgccaaccttactctgcgtggtaatTGTAccactgtcggtggcgacacgagcacgctcaatcaaaaattgctggcggttaaaaggttaaaatcttTAGATCTACTTTATAACTTTTATGCAACTTCAGACCAAGGCTAAGAGTTTAAGAACTAAGACTAAGGATTTCaatcggtagggtacccagaaggctggccgcattgccccgctggatggcaatgctgatccgctgggcaaaatattggccaggatttcaattaattacatatttttataaagggTAAAATGTAACGTTGCCtgatgtcaatgaataaattagatcatatttgaatgtaatcttataataattataattacgtaTAATATGCAGCAAATTCCTTCCGGCTTTACAATGACATAATTCTAGAATGTTGTGTAGTTTTCGGTAATTATAGCCAAGTTTCGGTTTGATTGTCGTTATAAGAATTTACTTGTTTTGGAAGtgtcatataaataaacaaagccgcATGACAAGCTCGAGAGTGCCTTGATTATAAAATAACTTGATAAGTACAAGTAATAGCATGGTACCTACTCAATAACAAGTTTGCATTGATCAGATATTCTCATAATTTTCCGCAAGACTTGCCACATTTTCTATAATTGTCAAATTAACCTTTGATTTTAATGACCTACCGAAGGGTTTTAATTTATCACAAatagtaatttaattattctacCTAATGATAGCTTTGACAACCTAACTCAAATAATATTAGACACCACGTCTTGTCAAAACTTTTTCGCGTTGGACCTCGCAATACCTAAAGCTcccaatgtagatttatatctTTTAACCAGATTGTTTAGTGCTACCTTACGCATAATTttggaaataagttaaaatacctTTAGTTACCTTTAGTAATGTTTCACACCTTACACGTCATGCATTTATAGATCAGGCGGAATATTATGGCGGTGTTAGCATGAACTGTAGGTAGCATGGAAATCCACAATACGTCATCTAACCACTTATCCACATTTCATTGATAGTGGCCAGTACCTAATTAACGGAGCACGTGTTGTTACACGTCACTGTGCTCTTGACCACTATTCCTTACTTTCCCCGTATGTGTATTTGAAAACTCATTCAATTCTATACCTTGCTTTCATACAATAAGGCGCACATTCGAAGCAACTCTCAAATTAACATGCGGTGGGTTTGCTAAAATGCAACAGTGTGTGAGTCTAAATAACAGTTCGCAACGTATCATCTACTTGTTCACAATATAGTGGACTAGTGTTGACAAAGATCATATTGCAAAGGCAATGACTGTCATATAAAGATAGCTTgatacatgttttaattttccGCTCTAGGCCATGTATAAGGTCAGTTTTCCAGTTCTTGAAAATAGTTTATCGCATGTCTAAATCATGTATCATTCTGATGAGCAAATGTCCCCGTGagcgtaaaaatattaaataacggTGAAAACTGCACGTAGGTCGGAAACCATACATATTAGTGCTGTCAGTTTTAGTAAACTATTTAAACAACTTAAAACATTGAAGCGATTCATAATATTTTCCAAGCTccattgtaattaaaaatatatagtcgtACAGTATTTATTGTATCCGTCTAGAACAATGGACAATAGGCAATCGCCACCATTAAGCATTAACACCTATTATAAAGCCGTACGTAGAGAGAATACAAGGATTTTTGCTGGTAGACGCCGCCCAATCTTCCCATGAATTGTTTAATGTGAGAGTTTGTTTTTTATCGTTGATAAAACTTGTTACAATCCCCTGGTTCCGAGTATCGTGAAATTATTATGTTATCAACTTTTTATTATCTTAGTCACTCTTAGTTCAATTTCAAAATCTGATTTTAAATAAGGCCTGTTCCTAGCGCTCATCTCTCATCCTACAATTTGAAACAATGCTATTTTATAAATGATCTTGCAATATACCTATTCCCCTTCCTTTCTTTTAGAAGTTTCAATTCGTTTTTTAGGTATTATAAATTTTCCCTTCACTTCcgtcaattttaataataaaacggtaaaatgtaaaataacgtTTAAATTTTTAGTAATCACAATGCTCTTATTATTTCCAGATACAATGAAGTTTCTAATAGCGATAGCACTCGCGTGCATAGTTGGCCTAGCCTACGGGCGGCCTCAAGGCAAGTACACCAGCAAGTGGGACAACATCAACGTCGACGAGATCCTGGAGTCCCAACGCCTCCTGAAGGCCTACACCGACTGCCTCATGGACAGGGGCCGCTGCACTCCAGACGCCAAAGCCTTGAAGGAGACCCTGCCTGACGCCCTGGAGAATGAATGCTCCAAGTGTACTGAGAAGCAAAAGGAGGGATCCGATAAAATCATTAGGAATCTTGTCAATAAACATCCTGACATTTGGAAGGAACTGTCCGGCAAGTTTGATCCTGACAACAAGTACACTGAGAAATACAAGGACAAACTGGACAAGGTCAAGCAATAGATATTATCAGTCATGATGAAAGTCTTCTAGGTACGAAGTTGATGAGCGTTTGATTTGATAGCGATTTTTGTACATTTTAATAAACGTCATTGTACCTGAGTTTTTGAAGTTTTTGTTCTAGTGGCTAGTGTTATAGTAGACATGGAATTCCTAAGTGCTACCATGAGAAGTTTACTTTAgttaacctcgtgccgcccaccatacaaaattatagccaaggaaattTGAATCTTGTagtattttcaattgggttgaatttcatttcgaaaattttacgagacaaatgaaatgctacctattttgttattaattaaggttgacattccatcgaaactgagtgtacatcctaatgtacattgggcggcacgaggataaaTGTGTAGACAGATCACATTACTAATATATTaaaagtatacctacatatttagttaATAATTCGTCTACAATATAAGTGATTCCATCGtaaactaaaatagatgtcataattcactaaataaaaacattttcacaATTTACAATACTTTAGCCACACTCGTGTCAATGGGTAATTAAACAAACAAAGTAAttcgtaatatttattttctacttTCAGCCAGAAATTTATCAAAGTCTTCCTTATGTTTGTTTTCCGGATCGAACTTCGTGTTCAGCGCCTTCCAGGACTCCGGGTGCCGCTCCATGATGGCTCTGATGACTTGCCTTATCAGCTGCTTTTGTTTTGGCGTGCATTTGCCGCATATGGTCTCTAGGGCTTCGGGGATCACTtctgaaatttgaaaaataaatcctTTCTAGATCCAGGTCTCTTTAGGAGCCTTCAGTAATTTCAGTATAAAATAACAGTAAACCGGAAAACGATTTCTGGGTATCCGGTTATTATTTTGGTATTTCAGTGAACAAGTATCCGGGTAGGTAATATTTTACTTCCCTTTTTAACAtcgaaatatataatttttatttttaacctcTAATAATTTagaggtaaaaaataaatattacctcaaataaaaacttgccaagacaaacGCTCTGCATACAACCAACGATGGAAGTCATACATTGCACTTATTCTGCAGCAGTAAACTAATAGTTGTACAGTCGCACTAGGTATTTATCTAGGACTAGTTCCGCCTGCGACTTTGTCTAAATTTAAAAACACTTATCTACAAAAAATTTAGCGCCAGGGCTACTATAGTATAATTTGTATTGTCGTAAGTCGTGTATTATCGTAAGTAGTGCTACTCACAGCGTAGcgttttgtaaatattattgcaACTATTCTGTATGGCGGCCTCACGCACTTCGTAAAAGCTTATTGCGGCGTCTGTGCAGTAGCGCCTCAAGCCGTCAGCGACGTCGGTATGGGCctcgcaaaaaaaaaatctcgcaAAGTTGACGCCGACGCCCACATTTTGGCTAGCGCTGCCACTCTGTCCGTGAAGTCTAAATT
This region includes:
- the LOC134654984 gene encoding allergen Tha p 1-like, with the protein product MLLLFPDTMKFLIAIALACIVGLAYGRPQGKYTSKWDNINVDEILESQRLLKAYTDCLMDRGRCTPDAKALKETLPDALENECSKCTEKQKEGSDKIIRNLVNKHPDIWKELSGKFDPDNKYTEKYKDKLDKVKQ